AGCGGCTGAGCTTGCGCCGGGGATCAAGCCGGAACATAGCAAGCAGCTCGTCATAGCGCTTCTGGCTCCATTCCGGGTAGATGGACTTGTAGAAGGCCGCCATACTCCGTATGGTCGCCTGGGGGAAGAAGTACGGGCTGTCCTGCATGAAGATCATTCTGCACTTCATTTCCGGCGACTCGTAGACTGGCTGTCCGCCAAGCTTGACCGTGCCTGCATCAGGACGGTAAATCCCGGCAAGCGTTTTCAGCAGCGTGGTTTTGCCGGCTCCGTTCGATCCCAGCAACCCGTAAATAGCGCCTTTATGTACAGTCAGCGACAGATTGTCAACCGCCTTATCCCCCTGAAAAATCTTGCTGACCCCGCGTATCTCAATCATGGCTGTTCCCCTCTCTTCTCTGATCCAGCGACTGGCGGTACAATGCACTAATCTCGCTCTCCGTAAATCCGAGATAGACCGCCTCCGCCATCAGCCGCAGCAGCTCTGTCTTCAGCTCCGCCCGCTTGCTCTCGTTGTGCTCCTGCTGCATGGCGGCAACGAAATTGCCCTTGCCCTGCAGCGAATAGATATACCCCTCACGCTCAAGCTCCCGGTAGGCTTTCTGGATCGTATTGGGATTGACTGTAAGCTGCGAGGATAACGCCCGCACCGAAGGCAGCTGTTCATCCGCCCGCAGAATCCCGTGCATAATCATCTCTTTCACCTTGTCGGTCAGCTGCTCATAGATCGGCTTGCGGCTG
The window above is part of the Paenibacillus sp. FSL H8-0048 genome. Proteins encoded here:
- a CDS encoding GntR family transcriptional regulator, translating into MFELDVRSRKPIYEQLTDKVKEMIMHGILRADEQLPSVRALSSQLTVNPNTIQKAYRELEREGYIYSLQGKGNFVAAMQQEHNESKRAELKTELLRLMAEAVYLGFTESEISALYRQSLDQRREGNSHD